In a genomic window of Balaenoptera ricei isolate mBalRic1 chromosome 3, mBalRic1.hap2, whole genome shotgun sequence:
- the MBD3L1 gene encoding LOW QUALITY PROTEIN: methyl-CpG-binding domain protein 3-like 1 (The sequence of the model RefSeq protein was modified relative to this genomic sequence to represent the inferred CDS: inserted 6 bases in 3 codons; substituted 1 base at 1 genomic stop codon): MVKTSQRRQRDCXETNAKCGFSTSIPLRMSXYIFKRLVTRITSYPGNEIRCRQWEETLDKPQQVLWQKRLHGFQAFSGTREPLSTLDLAKALQKRATSCTGESLPGVLTGGLNSSPRPTPVQSSDLAEMIPGAGLGISQLLCKQFPVTEEDIRKQEXVKMARERLRIALIADRLAIKAEKVRGXEGCPDKHYGKKKRKWCR, from the exons ATGGTCAAGACTTCACAGAGGAGGCAACGTGATTG AGAAACCAATGCAAAGTGTGGCTTCAGCACCTCCATCCCTTTGAGAATGTC GTACATATTCAAGAGGCTGGTTACTAGAATCACATCCTATCCTGGCAATGAGATCAGATGCCGTCAATGGGAGGAAACCTTGGACAAGCCCCAGCAAGTGCTCTGGCAGAAGAGACTGCATGGATTCCAGGCCTTCAGTGGAACCAGAGAACCCTTAAGTACTTTGGATCTTGCCAAAGCCTTGCAAAAACGTGCAACTAGTTGCACAGGTGAATCTCTGCCAGGAGTTCTCACAGGTGGTCTGAACTCCAGCCCCAGGCCCACCCCTGTCCAGTCTTCAGATTTGGCAGAGATGATTCCAGGAGCTGGTCTGGGTATCTCACAGCTCCTCTGCAAACAATTTCCGGTGACTGAGGAAGATATCAGGAAACAGGA AGTGAAGATGGCAAGAGAGAGACTGAGGATAGCATTGATTGCAGACAGGCTAGCTATCAAGGCAGAAAAAGTGAGGGGCTAAGAAGGGTGTCCTGACAaacactatggaaaaaaaaagagaaaatggtgcagatga